A section of the Rossellomorea marisflavi genome encodes:
- a CDS encoding MupG family TIM beta-alpha barrel fold protein: protein MIGISIYLSDPRAEERIIRASALGIKQAFTSFHIPEEPAGQERIRQLLSLFHDEGFEVFADVSRQTPEMLGLTCFREMRSLGVTALRLDDGFSREDVEHLSHHFKLAINASTVRKEEVEEWLGMGIDPSALIAWHNFYPRRETGISTAFFRSQQEMFDAFGIPVYAFVPGDEERRGPLFQGLPTLEDHRHGDPFVHAAGLFHEGVSGVFIGDPGWSADLLHHLHELDADGIITLSYEGAGEVEGDYVLRPDPGRDVLRIMNTRTAAGVSPEACIERSPGAITMDNDDYGRYRGEMGIVLHPLEADPSVNVMGWIHERHMPLLALLKPSQRIRFKKQM from the coding sequence ATGATCGGTATTTCGATTTATCTGTCTGATCCACGGGCAGAAGAACGGATCATCCGTGCCTCTGCCTTGGGGATCAAACAGGCTTTCACATCCTTTCATATCCCGGAGGAGCCTGCCGGCCAGGAGCGGATACGCCAGCTCCTCTCCCTTTTCCATGATGAAGGCTTCGAGGTCTTCGCTGACGTCTCACGGCAGACTCCGGAGATGCTCGGCCTCACCTGCTTCAGGGAGATGAGGTCGCTTGGGGTCACGGCCCTGAGACTGGATGATGGGTTCTCGCGCGAGGATGTGGAGCATCTTTCCCATCACTTCAAGCTCGCCATTAACGCAAGTACCGTCAGGAAAGAAGAAGTCGAAGAATGGTTGGGGATGGGAATCGATCCTTCCGCACTGATCGCATGGCACAATTTTTATCCGAGAAGGGAAACGGGGATCAGCACAGCGTTCTTCCGTTCCCAACAGGAGATGTTCGACGCTTTCGGAATTCCCGTGTATGCTTTCGTACCCGGTGATGAGGAACGGAGGGGACCGTTATTTCAGGGACTCCCGACGCTTGAAGATCATAGGCACGGAGATCCATTCGTCCATGCGGCCGGTCTTTTCCATGAAGGGGTCAGCGGGGTATTCATCGGCGATCCTGGATGGTCAGCGGATCTTTTGCATCACCTTCACGAGCTGGACGCGGATGGGATCATCACCCTTTCCTATGAAGGCGCCGGTGAGGTGGAGGGTGACTATGTCCTAAGGCCGGATCCGGGGCGGGATGTTCTCAGGATCATGAACACAAGGACGGCTGCCGGAGTTTCGCCTGAAGCATGCATTGAGCGCTCGCCGGGAGCCATCACGATGGATAATGATGATTATGGGCGCTACCGCGGGGAGATGGGGATTGTCCTACACCCTTTGGAAGCCGATCCTTCCGTCAACGTGATGGGCTGGATCCATGAACGGCATATGCCGCTCCTTGCCCTCCTGAAGCCTTCCCAACGGATCCGCTTCAAAAAACAGATGTAA